One window from the genome of Clostridiales bacterium encodes:
- a CDS encoding sigma-70 family RNA polymerase sigma factor: MKTRVDICGLDTSTLPKLKHEEMMELIVKAQNGDEAARELFIMANLRLVLSVTQRFAAKKQSVDDIFQVGCIGLIKAMENFNVSYNLRFSTYAVPMIIGEIRRFLRDCSPLRVSRSVRDTAYHALQARQKIEYETGDAATLEDIAAALDMPVRDVVYALDGISDPVSLFDPVYHDGDDTVLVMDQIAGADDENRLSKIDVDEAVEHLSDRERKILMMRFYDGKTQMEVSKEIGISQAQVSRLEKTAIAAIHKKVVD, translated from the coding sequence ATGAAAACACGAGTAGACATTTGCGGACTGGATACGTCCACCCTGCCCAAGCTCAAACACGAAGAAATGATGGAGCTTATAGTCAAGGCGCAGAACGGCGACGAGGCGGCGCGAGAGCTCTTTATTATGGCAAACCTGCGCCTTGTTCTTTCGGTGACGCAACGCTTCGCCGCGAAAAAGCAGAGCGTGGACGATATTTTCCAGGTCGGCTGTATCGGGCTTATTAAGGCAATGGAAAACTTCAACGTTTCGTACAACCTGCGCTTTTCCACCTACGCAGTACCCATGATAATCGGCGAGATACGCAGATTTTTACGCGATTGCTCGCCGCTCAGAGTTTCTCGGTCGGTGCGCGACACGGCGTACCACGCGCTTCAAGCCCGACAAAAAATCGAGTACGAAACGGGCGACGCGGCTACTCTCGAAGATATCGCCGCCGCCCTAGATATGCCCGTCAGAGACGTAGTGTACGCCCTCGACGGCATTTCCGATCCCGTGTCACTGTTCGACCCCGTCTACCACGACGGCGACGACACCGTGCTCGTCATGGACCAGATTGCGGGCGCGGACGACGAAAACCGATTGAGCAAGATCGACGTGGACGAAGCGGTCGAGCACCTCAGCGATCGCGAGCGCAAAATTCTTATGATGCGCTTCTACGACGGCAAGACACAAATGGAAGTATCGAAAGAGATCGGCATTTCGCAAGCGCAGGTGTCGCGGCTCGAAAAAACGGCTATCGCCGCGATACACAAAAAAGTAGTCGATTAG
- a CDS encoding LicD family protein gives MTKTIDLEQLKKIELKLLSQVHEICVECGFRYSLGGGTLLGAVRHKGFIPWDDDIDIMMPRPDYDAFISYCASHEVPFAVCSWENDKSYVDMSAKVYDPNTVLKDENIVKTDLNVGVFIDVFPIDGLGDTYDEAKKRFQSTSIKRSLLVAAQWKKFFRSKTHAWYYEPARFGAYVASRCINKKKTFAKVLKKYTDIDFDSAKFVGAVGGSYRLKEILPVTLYTDYVDLDFEGQKFKAIAGYDEYLKSLYGDYMTLPPEEKRVSHHTFEAFYKDDIGEADE, from the coding sequence ATGACAAAGACAATAGATTTGGAACAACTTAAAAAAATCGAATTGAAATTACTTTCGCAAGTTCACGAGATTTGCGTTGAGTGTGGGTTTCGGTATTCGTTGGGCGGCGGAACATTGCTCGGGGCAGTGCGACATAAAGGCTTTATCCCGTGGGACGATGATATCGACATAATGATGCCGCGACCCGATTACGACGCATTTATTTCGTATTGTGCCTCGCACGAAGTCCCATTTGCCGTTTGCTCATGGGAAAACGATAAATCGTACGTTGATATGTCTGCCAAAGTTTACGATCCCAATACGGTTTTGAAAGACGAGAATATAGTCAAAACCGATTTAAACGTAGGGGTGTTTATCGACGTTTTCCCCATCGACGGATTGGGCGACACTTACGACGAAGCAAAAAAAAGATTTCAATCCACGTCCATCAAGCGGTCGTTGTTGGTGGCGGCGCAATGGAAAAAGTTTTTCCGTTCAAAAACCCACGCATGGTATTACGAGCCTGCGCGTTTTGGCGCATACGTTGCCAGCCGCTGCATCAATAAGAAAAAAACTTTTGCAAAAGTTCTAAAAAAATATACCGATATTGATTTTGACAGCGCGAAATTTGTAGGAGCGGTCGGCGGGTCGTACAGGCTTAAAGAGATTCTGCCCGTAACGCTCTATACCGATTACGTCGATTTGGATTTTGAGGGACAGAAGTTTAAGGCAATAGCGGGTTATGACGAATATCTTAAAAGCCTATACGGCGATTATATGACTTTGCCGCCAGAAGAAAAGCGCGTTTCGCATCATACGTTTGAGGCGTTCTACAAAGACGATATAGGTGAAGCCGATGAATAA
- a CDS encoding DegT/DnrJ/EryC1/StrS family aminotransferase: MNIKFSPPDISELEINEVAEALKSGWITTGPRVKKLEKLIAEYVGTPKCVCLNSQTACSEMALRVLGIGEGDEVITSAYTYTASASVICHVGAKVVLVDTQSDSLEMDYAALEKAITERTKAIIPVDLAGIPCDYDKIFEIVEKKKKLFKPNNDIQKAIGRIVVLADTAHAFGAAWHGKMAGSIADFSSFSFHAVKNFTTGEGGALTWNHIDGIDDEELYRQLQLLSLHGQNKDALAKTQLGAWEYDIIGTWYKCNMTDVAAAMGLAQFERYPQILKRRREIIEKYDKAFKPLGIGVLSHYTNEHTSSGHLYITRVPNISIEQRNDIITQMAEKGVACNVHYKPLPMHTAYKQLGFDIKNYPNAYAQFANEITLPLHTCLTDDEVEYIIESFCGIVKKYKC, encoded by the coding sequence ATGAATATAAAATTCTCGCCGCCGGACATTTCCGAGCTTGAAATAAACGAGGTTGCGGAAGCGTTAAAGTCCGGTTGGATCACTACCGGTCCGAGAGTAAAGAAGCTCGAAAAGCTGATTGCCGAATACGTCGGCACACCTAAGTGCGTTTGTCTTAATTCTCAGACCGCTTGCTCAGAAATGGCGTTGCGCGTTCTCGGTATAGGAGAGGGCGACGAGGTAATCACTTCGGCGTATACCTACACCGCGTCGGCGTCGGTCATTTGTCATGTCGGCGCAAAAGTCGTGCTCGTCGATACGCAATCGGATAGTTTAGAGATGGACTATGCCGCATTGGAAAAAGCAATCACCGAGCGCACCAAGGCGATCATCCCCGTCGATTTGGCGGGTATCCCGTGCGATTACGATAAAATCTTCGAGATCGTCGAAAAAAAGAAAAAGCTGTTCAAGCCGAACAACGATATTCAAAAAGCTATCGGAAGAATTGTCGTTTTAGCGGATACTGCGCATGCGTTCGGTGCGGCGTGGCACGGCAAAATGGCGGGAAGCATAGCGGACTTCTCGTCGTTCAGCTTTCATGCGGTCAAGAACTTTACGACGGGCGAGGGCGGTGCGCTTACCTGGAATCATATAGACGGAATAGACGACGAGGAGCTTTACCGTCAATTACAGCTTTTGTCGTTACACGGACAAAACAAGGACGCGCTTGCAAAAACTCAGCTCGGCGCGTGGGAGTACGATATTATCGGCACTTGGTACAAGTGTAACATGACCGACGTGGCGGCGGCTATGGGGCTTGCGCAGTTCGAGCGTTATCCGCAGATTTTAAAGCGTCGGCGCGAAATAATCGAAAAGTACGACAAAGCGTTTAAGCCGCTCGGAATAGGGGTGCTGTCGCACTATACGAACGAGCATACGTCTTCGGGACATTTGTATATTACGCGCGTGCCGAACATATCGATAGAACAGCGTAACGATATAATTACGCAAATGGCGGAAAAGGGCGTTGCATGCAACGTTCATTATAAGCCGCTCCCCATGCATACGGCGTATAAACAGCTTGGGTTCGATATCAAAAATTATCCCAACGCCTACGCGCAGTTTGCGAACGAGATAACCTTGCCGTTACATACCTGTCTCACTGACGACGAGGTGGAGTACATTATCGAAAGCTTTTGCGGGATTGTTAAAAAGTATAAATGTTAG
- a CDS encoding sugar transferase, producing MLVCKWDKLPEKMKNDAVYPYWRKLRKKNFSLFWKRVFDIVVSLLMLILLSLAFLILAIAIKFDSKGPVFYRQERVTQYGKHFRIHKFRTMVTDADKIGSQVTVAGDSRITKVGRRIRRLRLDEISQLIDVLVGTMTFVGTRPEVPKYVDRYTDEMMATLLLPAGVTSLASIKYKDEDKLLENAEDADETYVNDVLPGKMEYNFQALRKCGFWRDIGIMFQTVGAVFGR from the coding sequence ATGTTAGTTTGTAAGTGGGATAAGCTTCCCGAAAAAATGAAAAACGACGCGGTGTATCCGTATTGGCGGAAGCTGCGGAAAAAGAACTTCTCGCTGTTTTGGAAGCGAGTGTTCGATATAGTGGTTTCGCTTTTAATGTTGATACTGTTATCGCTCGCTTTTCTTATTTTGGCGATTGCGATAAAGTTCGACAGCAAAGGTCCTGTGTTTTACAGGCAGGAGCGCGTCACGCAGTACGGCAAGCATTTTCGTATACATAAATTCAGGACGATGGTTACGGACGCCGATAAGATAGGCAGTCAGGTAACCGTTGCGGGTGACAGCAGAATAACCAAGGTTGGGCGGCGGATACGGCGGTTACGCTTGGACGAAATAAGCCAGCTGATAGACGTACTCGTCGGAACGATGACCTTCGTTGGGACGCGCCCCGAGGTTCCGAAGTATGTGGATCGGTATACCGACGAAATGATGGCGACGTTGTTATTGCCCGCGGGCGTTACCAGCCTGGCGAGCATTAAGTATAAGGACGAGGACAAATTGCTCGAAAATGCCGAGGACGCAGACGAGACTTACGTAAACGACGTGCTGCCCGGCAAGATGGAGTATAACTTTCAAGCTTTACGCAAGTGCGGGTTTTGGCGTGATATAGGTATCATGTTCCAAACCGTAGGTGCGGTGTTCGGGAGATAA
- a CDS encoding glycosyltransferase — protein sequence MNKVAVLMSSYNGEKYIREQIDSILDQQGVEVILFVRDDGSSDGTKDILSAYETEHANVKVEYAQNVGVANSFMNLLYSVSNDFDFYAFSDQDDIWEPNKLSEAVKMLEEKDALLYGSNQECVDQAGQHIGMRYATDAKINMTPIAIVQNNMIAGCTMVFTSKLYKLLTEEIKRPSQRLLRSRMHDVWAPLVAAVHGGLIYDTRSFIKYRQHENNVVGAQISAKKRRKAIKRKLFNKENRNSRSLTAKEICEKFPDEAKKDYLLEVCANAHKLKNKRLLIKNNKLLRSYTGESKTGFIIKVLLGLY from the coding sequence ATGAATAAAGTTGCCGTTTTAATGAGTAGCTATAACGGCGAAAAATATATTCGCGAACAGATCGACAGCATACTCGACCAGCAAGGCGTAGAAGTGATTTTGTTCGTGCGTGACGATGGATCGTCCGACGGCACGAAGGATATACTTTCCGCATATGAAACCGAACACGCCAACGTTAAGGTCGAATATGCGCAGAACGTCGGCGTTGCGAACAGCTTTATGAATTTATTATACTCGGTTTCGAATGATTTCGACTTTTATGCGTTTTCGGATCAAGATGATATCTGGGAGCCGAATAAGCTCAGCGAAGCGGTAAAAATGCTAGAAGAAAAAGACGCGTTGCTATACGGGTCAAATCAAGAATGCGTCGATCAAGCGGGGCAACATATAGGAATGCGTTATGCCACAGACGCGAAGATCAATATGACTCCGATAGCTATCGTGCAAAATAATATGATAGCCGGCTGTACCATGGTTTTTACGAGTAAGCTGTACAAGCTTTTGACCGAAGAAATCAAGCGGCCTTCTCAGCGGTTATTAAGAAGCAGAATGCACGACGTATGGGCTCCGTTGGTGGCGGCGGTGCACGGTGGGTTGATTTATGATACGCGCTCGTTTATAAAGTACCGCCAACATGAAAACAATGTGGTCGGCGCGCAAATCAGCGCAAAAAAACGTAGAAAGGCAATAAAGAGAAAGTTGTTCAACAAAGAAAACAGAAACAGCAGAAGCTTGACGGCAAAAGAGATTTGCGAAAAATTTCCGGACGAAGCAAAAAAAGATTATTTGCTCGAAGTTTGCGCGAACGCTCATAAATTAAAAAATAAGCGATTACTTATAAAGAATAATAAGTTGCTACGCTCCTATACGGGCGAGAGTAAGACAGGTTTTATTATAAAGGTGTTACTGGGATTATATTGA
- the sigE gene encoding RNA polymerase sporulation sigma factor SigE, whose translation MLINKIMNAIKRVLAVKNSGGELDYVTGSEGLPHPLEPQEEAAALARLKSDPEVKTLLIEHNLRLVVYIARKFDNTGVDVEDLISIGTVGLIKAVNSFDADKNIKLATYASRCIENEILMHLRRVVRLRAEVSLDEPLNVDVDGNELVMADILGTDPDAIGKEVENEAECKLLNDALERLNKRERVIMQMRFGLGGANEKTQKEVADILGISQSYISRLEKKIIYRLKKDISKALQV comes from the coding sequence ATGCTGATTAACAAGATTATGAACGCGATCAAGCGGGTGCTTGCCGTTAAGAACTCGGGCGGAGAGCTCGACTACGTAACGGGAAGCGAAGGCTTACCGCACCCGTTGGAGCCGCAGGAGGAAGCGGCGGCGCTCGCTCGGCTCAAATCCGATCCCGAGGTCAAAACCCTGCTCATCGAGCATAATTTGCGGCTCGTGGTGTATATCGCGCGCAAGTTCGATAACACGGGCGTGGACGTAGAGGACCTTATTTCGATAGGCACGGTGGGGCTTATCAAGGCGGTCAATTCGTTCGACGCGGACAAGAATATCAAGCTGGCGACCTACGCCTCGCGCTGTATCGAGAACGAAATTTTGATGCACCTAAGGCGCGTGGTGCGGCTTAGAGCCGAAGTGTCGCTCGACGAGCCGCTCAACGTGGACGTGGACGGCAACGAACTTGTTATGGCGGACATACTCGGCACCGATCCCGACGCGATAGGCAAGGAAGTCGAAAACGAAGCGGAGTGTAAGCTGTTAAACGACGCACTCGAACGGCTCAATAAGCGCGAGCGGGTAATAATGCAAATGCGGTTCGGGCTGGGCGGCGCGAACGAGAAAACGCAAAAGGAAGTCGCGGACATATTGGGCATATCCCAGTCGTACATATCGCGGCTTGAAAAGAAGATAATCTACCGCCTTAAAAAAGATATTTCGAAAGCGTTACAGGTGTAG
- a CDS encoding ABC transporter permease has translation MKALFYGIGLQFKLDIRSKGMLITCYLIPLVFFLFMGGIFTSIDADAAKTLISSMTVFTITMSALMGLPPALAEVYGTDVKKVYKANGAPIWFGVITQFISSFIHTLAVCLIIFAVSPFIFKAELPADILMYFLSLIALLAVTLAVGCIFGLLIKQQSKLTMAAMIIFLPSIMLSGIMFPAELLPTFMQYISYAFPATIAFKAMTSIQIWHLPVLVAVFAVLCGVIALLLKFRIKR, from the coding sequence ATGAAAGCGTTATTTTACGGAATAGGTTTACAATTCAAATTGGATATACGCAGTAAAGGTATGCTTATCACCTGTTACCTTATTCCGCTGGTGTTTTTTCTGTTTATGGGCGGGATCTTTACTTCAATCGACGCCGACGCCGCAAAAACGCTGATTTCGTCCATGACGGTATTTACGATAACAATGAGCGCACTAATGGGGCTTCCGCCCGCTCTTGCCGAGGTTTACGGCACCGACGTTAAAAAGGTTTACAAAGCGAACGGCGCGCCTATTTGGTTTGGCGTTATAACGCAGTTTATTTCGTCATTTATACATACGCTTGCGGTATGTCTTATTATTTTCGCCGTATCGCCTTTTATATTTAAAGCCGAGTTGCCCGCAGATATACTTATGTATTTTTTATCGCTCATAGCGTTGCTTGCGGTAACGCTTGCCGTAGGCTGTATTTTCGGACTTTTAATAAAGCAACAGTCGAAGCTGACTATGGCGGCAATGATAATTTTCCTGCCGTCCATTATGCTCTCGGGCATTATGTTTCCCGCAGAGCTGCTGCCCACGTTTATGCAATATATCTCTTATGCTTTTCCCGCAACGATAGCTTTTAAGGCTATGACGAGTATTCAAATATGGCACTTGCCCGTATTGGTTGCCGTCTTTGCCGTTCTTTGCGGAGTTATCGCATTGCTGTTAAAATTCAGGATAAAACGCTAA
- a CDS encoding MerR family transcriptional regulator codes for MTKYKAIPQGYMTVGEVAKKMGITVRALQYYDREGLFRPSCISEGGRRLYNDEDIIKLHQFLTLKSLGFSFDEIKNRLISIDTPQKAIDALTEQGNAVQAQIDTLARSLQSIELLKNEIEQMQAVDFSKYADIIVNLQMGNKYYGLIKYFDDNMLDHCHKKFDRATGADFINRFNAIISVAEKHIENGVSPNSEQGQTIAKEFWQLITEFTDGDMSMLPQLMNLGKTQASDGGFNNIQSTLKGFIEPALGAYFNNSGIDPFEGNNG; via the coding sequence ATGACAAAGTATAAAGCAATACCGCAAGGCTATATGACCGTCGGCGAAGTCGCAAAGAAAATGGGCATAACCGTTCGCGCATTACAATATTACGACCGCGAAGGGCTGTTCCGTCCATCCTGCATAAGCGAGGGCGGGCGGCGGTTGTACAACGACGAGGATATAATCAAGCTCCACCAATTTCTAACTCTTAAATCGCTCGGCTTTTCGTTCGACGAAATCAAAAACCGCTTGATTTCGATCGACACGCCCCAAAAAGCGATAGACGCACTTACCGAACAAGGCAATGCCGTTCAAGCGCAGATCGATACACTCGCCCGCTCTTTACAGTCGATCGAGCTATTGAAAAACGAAATTGAGCAAATGCAAGCCGTAGATTTTTCTAAGTATGCCGATATAATCGTCAACCTGCAAATGGGAAACAAGTATTACGGTCTTATAAAATATTTTGACGATAATATGCTCGATCACTGTCACAAAAAATTTGATAGAGCTACCGGCGCAGATTTTATTAATAGATTCAACGCAATTATAAGCGTAGCCGAAAAACATATCGAAAACGGCGTTTCACCGAACAGCGAACAGGGGCAAACCATTGCAAAGGAGTTTTGGCAGCTGATAACCGAATTTACCGACGGCGATATGAGTATGCTGCCGCAGTTGATGAATTTAGGAAAAACGCAAGCAAGCGACGGCGGCTTTAACAATATACAAAGCACGCTAAAAGGCTTTATCGAGCCTGCGCTTGGTGCGTACTTTAATAATTCGGGCATCGACCCTTTCGAGGGAAATAATGGATAA
- a CDS encoding glycosyltransferase, whose protein sequence is MEEILEEQSKQREFSVLMSVYKNTKLSELKECLDSLENQTVKATEYVIVRDGQVSSELNDYLDSLENDLSGCKIIRLEQNVGLGNALKEGMAHCSNEIIARMDTDDICVKNRFEEQLDCFENDEELSIVGSNIAEFIDSVSNVVSYRNVPRDHDDICEYLKKRCPFNHMTVMFKKTDVEKAGGYLHWHYNEDSYLWVRMYLAGAKFYNIQENLVCARIDESTFARRGGYKYYKSERDLFKYMYKNKIIGFGSYVKAKTIRFILYVLMPNRMRQWAYKKFARK, encoded by the coding sequence TTGGAAGAAATTTTGGAAGAACAATCGAAACAGCGGGAATTTTCCGTTTTGATGTCTGTTTATAAAAACACAAAGCTAAGCGAACTGAAAGAATGCCTTGACAGTTTGGAAAATCAAACGGTAAAGGCAACCGAGTACGTTATTGTTCGAGACGGGCAAGTGTCGAGCGAGCTAAACGATTATCTTGATTCGCTGGAAAATGATTTATCGGGATGCAAAATTATCCGCTTGGAACAAAACGTAGGTTTGGGAAATGCGTTGAAGGAAGGCATGGCTCATTGTTCAAACGAGATAATCGCAAGAATGGACACTGACGATATTTGTGTTAAAAACAGATTCGAGGAACAGCTTGATTGTTTTGAAAATGACGAAGAACTGTCGATAGTTGGATCAAATATTGCGGAATTTATCGATAGCGTAAGTAACGTGGTAAGCTATCGAAACGTTCCGCGTGATCATGATGACATTTGCGAATATCTTAAAAAGAGATGTCCGTTCAATCATATGACCGTTATGTTCAAAAAAACCGACGTAGAAAAAGCGGGCGGGTATTTGCATTGGCATTATAACGAGGACAGTTATCTTTGGGTTCGTATGTATTTAGCGGGCGCAAAATTTTATAATATTCAAGAAAATCTCGTATGCGCGAGGATAGATGAGTCGACGTTCGCACGCCGAGGCGGATACAAGTATTATAAGAGCGAGCGGGATTTGTTTAAGTATATGTACAAAAACAAAATAATCGGGTTTGGGTCTTATGTAAAAGCTAAGACGATTCGATTTATTTTATACGTGCTTATGCCTAATAGAATGCGGCAATGGGCATATAAAAAATTCGCTCGAAAATAG
- a CDS encoding ABC transporter ATP-binding protein — protein MDNVIEIKQLYKCYGANQVLNGIDLTVHKGEILGLLGVNGAGKTTTLECIEGLRSYDSGTITINGKIGIQLQSSTLQAHVRPMEAVKLFAKWTKTAPDNEMLNSLGIPELSKKKYADLSTGQKRRLHLALALIGDPDIIFLDEPTAGLDVEGRVSLHEQIRALRSHGKTIILASHDMAEVEYLCDRIAVLKDGCIAFIGTVDEFTANGGNRHIIRIKTADGQEEYETENIAETLLKILTDYTKKGIVINSVQTDIISLERHFINVVRSAE, from the coding sequence ATGGATAACGTAATCGAAATTAAGCAATTATATAAATGCTACGGCGCAAACCAGGTGTTAAATGGCATTGACCTTACCGTACATAAAGGCGAAATTTTGGGTTTGCTCGGTGTAAACGGCGCGGGCAAAACCACTACTCTTGAATGTATAGAGGGCTTGCGCTCATACGATAGCGGCACAATTACGATCAACGGTAAAATAGGTATTCAATTGCAGTCCTCTACCCTGCAAGCGCACGTTAGACCCATGGAAGCGGTAAAACTGTTTGCAAAATGGACCAAGACCGCGCCCGATAACGAAATGCTGAATTCGCTCGGTATCCCCGAACTATCGAAAAAGAAGTACGCCGATTTATCGACGGGACAAAAACGCCGATTGCACCTAGCATTAGCTCTTATCGGCGATCCCGATATTATCTTTCTCGACGAGCCGACTGCGGGGCTCGACGTCGAAGGGCGCGTGTCGTTGCACGAACAGATCCGCGCGTTAAGATCTCACGGCAAAACGATAATTCTCGCAAGCCACGATATGGCGGAAGTGGAATATCTATGCGACCGAATAGCCGTTTTAAAGGACGGCTGTATCGCTTTCATCGGCACGGTTGACGAGTTTACGGCAAACGGCGGTAATAGGCATATTATCCGCATAAAAACCGCCGACGGTCAGGAAGAATACGAAACCGAAAATATAGCCGAAACGCTATTGAAAATACTGACCGACTATACGAAAAAGGGTATCGTCATAAACTCCGTTCAAACCGACATAATTTCGCTTGAACGGCATTTTATTAACGTAGTTAGGAGTGCGGAATAA
- a CDS encoding DUF2207 domain-containing protein → MFISSVTSIYYALAGGVYGCILAILMLVLIFGLRARRNVKKEKITSLPDGFSPLDVKRIFIGRTYARRLTRALIVHWANRGLITVKYVSKYKVRIHKVKSMPKHDNEKAVFFDRGTYVREYDFFHAACKKFNSGPIDLRQPLFSKEKETNIRKKYATREDEGVYSAKHFTLKLITILLSLIPSVLCVVWSAVYEGQFMSIAGVGTSLIGLFVLMFINDMPKLFKAVWCGGWLAGSVAFIMAGFSWSFDPLGIIYVATIVLFAGPLFLVRFVDYREKNNLADYSDLINYRKFFLWSSASDLSTVDYYEVLPMLYAFNIKRFVKHKFIKTAPPKWYKDDEALQGALI, encoded by the coding sequence TTGTTTATTTCTTCTGTCACATCGATATATTATGCGTTGGCGGGCGGAGTGTACGGCTGTATTCTCGCGATACTTATGCTTGTACTTATTTTCGGCTTGCGCGCGCGGCGGAACGTAAAGAAAGAAAAAATTACGAGCCTGCCCGACGGTTTCTCCCCCCTCGACGTCAAGCGTATTTTTATAGGCAGAACGTACGCGCGGCGGCTCACCCGCGCGCTTATCGTGCATTGGGCTAACCGTGGCTTAATAACCGTTAAATACGTAAGCAAGTACAAGGTCAGAATACACAAAGTAAAAAGTATGCCCAAGCACGACAACGAGAAAGCTGTGTTTTTCGACCGCGGAACGTACGTGCGCGAGTACGACTTTTTCCACGCCGCTTGCAAAAAGTTCAACAGCGGCCCGATCGATTTGAGACAACCCCTTTTCAGCAAGGAAAAGGAAACGAACATACGCAAGAAGTACGCTACCCGCGAGGACGAGGGCGTGTATTCGGCAAAGCACTTTACCTTGAAGCTTATTACTATACTGCTCTCGTTGATCCCGAGCGTGCTGTGCGTTGTGTGGAGCGCCGTATACGAGGGACAATTCATGTCCATAGCGGGCGTCGGCACGTCGCTTATTGGCTTATTCGTATTGATGTTCATAAACGATATGCCGAAGCTTTTCAAAGCGGTATGGTGCGGCGGCTGGCTAGCCGGCTCGGTTGCTTTTATTATGGCGGGATTTTCTTGGAGCTTCGACCCGCTTGGCATAATCTACGTAGCAACGATAGTTCTCTTTGCCGGTCCGCTGTTCCTAGTGCGGTTCGTCGACTACCGCGAAAAGAACAATCTTGCCGACTACTCCGACCTTATTAACTACCGCAAGTTCTTTCTGTGGTCGTCCGCGTCCGATTTGAGCACGGTCGACTACTACGAAGTTTTGCCTATGCTGTACGCATTCAATATTAAACGGTTCGTAAAGCACAAGTTTATTAAAACTGCTCCGCCCAAGTGGTACAAGGACGACGAGGCATTACAGGGGGCGTTGATTTAA